The sequence GACGACGCCGGCCCACGCCGTGGCGCGATAACCCAGGCCCGCCGCGATGACCACGCTGCCCAGTGCCGCGCCGAGGCTGTTGGCCGTGTTGAACGCCGACTGGTTCAGCGCCGCGCCCATCAACTGGGCGCCCGGCGCCACCGCGATCAGCCGCGCCTGCAGCACCGGGCCCAGGAACAGGATCGTCCCGCCGATCAGGAACGCGCCGGTGTACAGGCCGAACGCCGAGCCCACCGCGAGTCCGAAGTAGACGTTCGCGGCGATCACCGCCGCGAAGCCCGCCACCATGGCCCGCCGCAGGTTCCGGTCGGCCTGCCAGCCGCCGAGGAAGTTCCCGACCGTCATGCCGAGGCCCACCGCGACCAGCACCCACGGCACCGCGCCCGGCGACAGCCCGGTGACCGAGGTCGTGATCGGCGCGAGGTAGCTGTCGACGGCGAAGAACCCGGCGATCCCGATCGCCGCGGTCACCACCACCAGCCACACCAGCGGCCGGCGCAGCGCGCGCAGCTCGTCGAGCGGCGACCCGCCCGCGGGCGGCGCGTCCGGCACGGTGGCCGCCACCGCCACCAGCGCGAGCAGGAAGACCCCGGCGATGACCAGGTAGGCCGTCCGCCAGCCGGCGGCCTGCCCGAGCCGCGTGATCACCGGGACGCCCGCCACGTTGGCCACGGTCAGCCCGCTCAGCACCACGGCGAACCCGCGCCCCTCGCTGCCCGGCCCCATCAGCGTCGCCGCCAGCAGGCCGGCGGCCCCGAAGTACGCGCCGTGCGGCAGGCCGGCGGCGAACCGGGCCAC is a genomic window of Amycolatopsis lexingtonensis containing:
- a CDS encoding MFS transporter; translation: MEDLTRRRRWAALLALALGSVGIGLTEFVPAGLLPDIARSVLGNAEPAAVARAGWMITAYALGVVVGAPVLATITARMRRKRLVLGLLVLFVLGTAASAVASTFGLVLVARFAAGLPHGAYFGAAGLLAATLMGPGSEGRGFAVVLSGLTVANVAGVPVITRLGQAAGWRTAYLVIAGVFLLALVAVAATVPDAPPAGGSPLDELRALRRPLVWLVVVTAAIGIAGFFAVDSYLAPITTSVTGLSPGAVPWVLVAVGLGMTVGNFLGGWQADRNLRRAMVAGFAAVIAANVYFGLAVGSAFGLYTGAFLIGGTILFLGPVLQARLIAVAPGAQLMGAALNQSAFNTANSLGAALGSVVIAAGLGYRATAWAGVVVSAVGLVLAVAGFAVERRRAVGDVTARPRCDIRR